In the genome of Octopus bimaculoides isolate UCB-OBI-ISO-001 chromosome 24, ASM119413v2, whole genome shotgun sequence, the window acttaaaagtagggaatgtattagtaaggtcaaatcgaaaacaggaagaaaggaatgaaggaagaggaaaagggagggaaaggaagaagataataataaaaggaataaagaaaataaaggaaaaaggaatacaaaaatagagatgAGGGAAAGTGTACCAGAATGGTCAGTGAATATAATAAGAAGGTAGGAACAGGAGGataagggtgaaagagagagagaaaagtattagagtgtagaaagatagaaggaatggggggATTATGGAGAGAAAGATATAAAGCTTTAAGGAGTGTCAATTGCAGTGATGGAGTCTAAATGATGGGGTAGAGAAAGGAATTAGGATGGTTGGACAGgtcagtagcagtagtaatagaataaaaatgcgtgtacatatgtatgcattaggCATGTGAatacgtatatttttatttatacagatgtttatacatatcaatatctacacatataGGTGGTACTCATATTTATATGGATGCGTGCACACCACATATACGTGAATCTGTATGTCTTATCACCCCTGTATACGCATGGGGCGAcaagacatacagatacatgtatatgtgggtggggcgataaaatatacagatacaggTCCTTTATTTTGGTCTGAGTTACGAGGGCTTGCAGAGGTATATTCCCCTAAACATAAAAGGGTGTGGGATAATGCCAACATCTTGTCCATCAGTTCCAAAAGCTTAGAATCACCTAATTCTTCTTCCGTTACCTTGCTTATATTGAACTGGACTTCCTCCTGCATGAACCATAGTCCCCCACCCCCCGCTTAGGCCAGAACAAACTAGTGGAGACAAGAATGTATTTATTAAAGGTTTATTGCTTTATGTACATCAGGGCTTAAGTCACTGCGAAGTTCCTGTCTACAATTCGTCTGTCATTAATCCTGccctacacatgtgtgtgtgtgtgtgtgtgtttatagccccgtaacttagtggtttggcacaagtgaccaatagaataagtaccaggcttaaaaagaaaattagtacTGGAGTCGAGGCATTCGTCTAAAAGTTTTTTTCAATGCAGGGCCACCGCATGGCCAGAgtttaacaactgaaacaagtaaaagattactATCATATGTGCGGAATACAGAGATTTAGAATTTGtcaactttctaaatgttgcaagatCTTTTGTACATAATGTTCAGATGAGATTGGAAGCCTCTGGTGGGAATACTTCAACtgtatcaaaaagaaaaagaaacattcagaCACTATAAGGACACTGCAATTTATCCAGCCGTGCAAGACATTATTTATGATGATATCGGAAAATTATTTAGAGTCAATGCCAAAGGACTGCTAGTATCAGAAGGGGCTGTCAAAATTGCGGTGCATGAGAACATTCGAGTTGTATACACTGAGGAGAAGTCAGTTCATGTTTACACAGGCACAGGAAAACCATTTGATCTGTGCTAAGTGGTACTTAACAAGGTTATGCAACAGAATGATCGTGTGGATTAAGTGCACAACATTCTGATGTCACCAGAGTGATGCACACTAAGTTATCAGCAACCGTGATGACTTTAGAGTTGGTGAGTAATGAGTATCATATTATGCAACCTCACATTTTTCCATAAGGTATTAGAATTAAAGCTcagaaccttgcgaaccacttccatACAGTTCTTTTGcgtatatttctttggttgcttgtgagacatttttccctttacagaaaaagaaaagcatcaagtgccgaaaatgaactttcttatcttccattttaaagggttacagaattaacacaggttataggaacataaaccttcttccatgaaaagatagcttaaactgtgctctaaatggaggtgtagtcaaatcctattttatggactcaaccatgttctaaaataagtcgaaaggtaagctactataaattggcatgaactttccggacaacccaatagttcACTATGGAAGTGATTGAAAGGGAACTTTCTTTTCTGAACACTCTAATTAATTAAAGGAAATGAGACAGTTATAACTCATCTCTACTGCAAGGGCACAGGCACATACCAATATTTAGATTTCATATCTTGCCATCGATTccacacaaaaaagaaacatcCTATTCAGTTTAGAAAGAAATCTTTATCTTTCCTTTAGAGAGAAACGCTCACAATGAGGctgtacaagaaaaagaaataaattcatttcatttgttgTACCCCATAATCCAAGAAATCACAGCATCTTAGATTCGGCCAGATAACATCTCACAATTCTATATCAGTTATCAAATTtcacacaaataataaaagaCTCATAAACTATCAACAGCTGAAGACAAACACCAAATCTCAAAAGATTCCTAAAGAAAATGAGATTCacatgagagaaagaaattatgtaGATATTAAACTGTAGAGACCCTTCTTCTGGACATGTGAAATGACTGAACAAGGAATAAGCAAAACAttgaagaatgagaaagaatttaagatgaatgcaaacatgaattgcaaaGCAAAAGATCTCATCTACTGCATCACATGTCCACAACGCAAtgataattaccattattatggCTGGGTTCCAACCTGGGCTGCAGCAACAAAGTCTACCCACCACACTTTTCGATCCANNNNNNNNNNNNNNNNNNNNNNNNNNNNNNNNNNNNNNNNNNNNNNNNNNNNNNNNNNNNNNNNNNNNNNNNNNNNNNNNNNNNNNNNNNCTTCTTACATCGTCATAAAGTGAGTTCCAGATGACTAATTTAAATGCTTCCATCTCAGGGTGGTGCACACAGTGACTAGATTGCCGCAGTcgtctttgcctgatcttctcgCTAAATTCCAGCCGGTCTCCATAAAGACATTtgtttgtcatatgttgctgccatttcgCATTTAGGGTCATTtgtagcatccatttagcccatttaataatttctttgtcaatGTCCATGTTTCACTCCCATATAATAGCACTGATTCAACAGTTGCAATGAACAGCTTGATTTTGGTTTGTCTGGACAATTTGGATTTCCATACTTTCTTTAGTTTGTAACAGGCTGTCCATGCTTGTGCCTTCCTGATCTTAATGTCTGCTTCCAAACTGCTCACCCATCCACCTAAGTACTTAAAGTCTTCAGCAACATTCAATTTGGAACTGCTCAAAGCAAACAGTTCAGTATCACTTGATTGGTTGAAAGAAATGCATTCCATTTTCTTGACATTTGTGTGCAGTCCTATTTTAGTAGCTGATGTTTCTGATGGAGAAACAGAATTCTTTCAATTACTAGCTGGGGTGCAACAAGGAGATATGCTTGCACCTCACCTGTTTGCAATTGCATTGGATTATGTAATGCGGCAGGCTATAGACAACAGTGACAAACACCATAGTTTCATCATAAACCAACAAAGCTTGCACAGAGTACCAGCAGTAACCATCACAAACCTGGACTTTGCAGATGATATAACACTCATATCTAATGAAATAGATCAAGCTCAATGCAATGAGAATTATATCAGAGAAGCAGGATCAAAACTAATCAGTGAGAGTGCACAAACAAGAAATTAGAGATTATGAACATCTAGATATTTGtgcaaatatttccttctttcaaagtaaaagatgaaaatgatCAGATATGAAAGGCAAATGAAGAATACTTTGTAAGAATTCTAAATTTGAAGCTGAACTGGAAATAGTCAACATCATTACTAAAAACCACTTCTACATACATTAGCCCTGAACACATGTGTTTGAAAAGTTGAACAATGAGAgcatttacaaacaatacacacaatacaaaaacttgccaaaagaatctttatttaattgttaataacatttaagaaaatttttctttaaacacacacacacacacacacacaagtgaattgacaaatgaaagacagtggcattcaacacatttggtcagagttacatatattaattatttaatgagTTTGAATTTTTCTGGTCAGGAAGCTAGAGCAGAGTATAGGGGTTTGAAACAAATTCAAGGTAGCTTCTAGATCTTATGCCTCTATTGGTCATTTTAGGTCATATGGTGTCACTGGTCTGAAAGTTACAAccgttcttttctttattcttaagtTCACATACTCGGACAAGATGTTGGCAGGTAGTTGTCACCGCTATATCTGGTAGTTGCAGTATGCATGTTAAGCAGTgttgtgaaataaacaaacttttcaatcagttcaaatatgtttaggAAATATTTGACCTCCAAAACAGCCATTTTCACTGCAATTCGCCATGAAGAAATATTCCCTCTTTAGGCAAAAGGTTTCATAACATCAAAGCCATTGTGGACTAATATATGCATTTCAAGCTATTTATGCTCATCAGTATTAGatactgtattttgtttttgtgttttttgtttttcttttttctcagcagtgttcttttttatatgtttttaatagaGGTATGACAGCATTTATGACCCACCAAACATTAAACTCTGCTAATCTCAGTTTACATAGATGACAACAGATTTGATTGCTACTTTAGAGTCGAGTTGAGCAATAAATCATGCCTCTAGCTGTTGAAACAGCTACTTCAACAACTTAAAACTCCTCTTTCACATTATTGCCATTTGTTAAAACAATAGTACTGGCTGTGATGTATAAAAATCAGGCTTCAGACACACTGAATTTAAGGTATAATTAATTCATAAGTATCCCCCTTTACACTGTGTTTCTTGCCAGATACACCCCCATGTACAATTATTTTGTCATTATAGCAACAGCATATATGTCCTTTAAGAGAAACAAGACTAATCCCAACTTTGTAGAAATTTAAACTTTTTGCTGCAATAAGCACATACATCTCCCCTGAAGGTATGTTTAGAGCAGAATCAAAAGTTTCCCCTCCATGAATGAATATAACTCCATGACCTCCAACACCAGCATGATGCTTCCTACCTGATGGATATTTTGACATTGGCACAAGTTTCTCACaaaaatcttttaatttcttgGCAATTGAACTTGTTAGTTGTGGATaagactttacaccagccaccgTCTCAATGAAATTGTCTTTGCGGCCACCAATCAAATATGTCCAACGACCATCACCATTGCACGTGTGGCCTGAACGTGAAGCAACCCCATATGTTAGCAAAGAATAGGAAAAGTACCCTTTCACAGGGTCACCAGCTAAGATATAAGCACTGTTGTGTTTACGTTGTGAATGAAGATGACCCTCTCGACCAACAACTAAAATGTTGTTATTTTCACATAAGATACTTGAGTGAGAACTCAAACCAGCCTCTTTCGGGTAACCAGAATGTTTCATTTCAGTCCATTGCATTGTTTCAGTATCAAAGCAATAAAGATCTGCTGATCGTAACTTGCCATTCCATCCTCCTATAAGGAGCATGTAGCGTTCATGTAAGACAATGGAGGTGTGGTGGCTTAAAGATGGACTACCAGGTGATTGTATTTCATTCcaaatatttcttcttaaatCTAAATAATAGAAGCCATTAACCGGCATGTTAACATTTTCAACAGCCAAACCACCATGAACATAGAGCCTATCTCCAACAATACAGGCTGTATGAAAGACAACTGCAGGTCCATGTGCAGATATTAGGGTCCAGTCAATAGTAGAAGAAGAAGCTTTAGCCATTTTGATTAGATGTGTTTTgatctgaaaataataaatttggtatatattaaataaactgGAAAATTTCAGTTGATTACGG includes:
- the LOC106882900 gene encoding kelch domain-containing protein 9, whose product is MQLSIKTHLIKMAKASSSTIDWTLISAHGPAVVFHTACIVGDRLYVHGGLAVENVNMPVNGFYYLDLRRNIWNEIQSPGSPSLSHHTSIVLHERYMLLIGGWNGKLRSADLYCFDTETMQWTEMKHSGYPKEAGLSSHSSILCENNNILVVGREGHLHSQRKHNSAYILAGDPVKGYFSYSLLTYGVASRSGHTCNGDGRWTYLIGGRKDNFIETVAGVKSYPQLTSSIAKKLKDFCEKLVPMSKYPSGRKHHAGVGGHGVIFIHGGETFDSALNIPSGEMYVLIAAKSLNFYKVGISLVSLKGHICCCYNDKIIVHGGVSGKKHSVKGDTYELIIP